In Sinorhizobium arboris LMG 14919, a genomic segment contains:
- a CDS encoding CcoQ/FixQ family Cbb3-type cytochrome c oxidase assembly chaperone — METYTVMRHFADSWGLLAMTLFFLGVILFNFRPGAKKSAAQASAIPLKED; from the coding sequence ATGGAAACCTACACGGTCATGCGCCATTTCGCCGATAGCTGGGGACTGCTTGCCATGACCCTCTTCTTCCTCGGCGTTATCCTTTTCAATTTTCGGCCAGGCGCCAAAAAATCCGCTGCTCAGGCCTCTGCCATCCCGCTGAAGGAGGACTGA
- the fixL gene encoding sensor histidine kinase, with amino-acid sequence MHSKGIVEGTRLGRSLIRWQLGRPAAYILATAAVLSVAALRLALWDLLGLGAILLSFIPAMLLAAIAGQAGPVAFASGLSLAASIAVQRIEDGSGPSVAELIFFGAAVLFVVALAEVLQAARAAIGRTEDVVKARDAHLRSILDTVPDATVVSATDGTIVSFNAAAVRQFGYAEEEVIGENLRLLMPEPYRREHDGYMQRYLRTGEKRIIGIDRVVSGRRKDGSIFPMKLAVGEMQSGGERFFTGFIRDLTEREESAARLEQIQAELARLARLNELGEMASTLAHELNQPLSAIANYSHGCTRLLRDMDDAVAARMRGALEEVASQSLRAGQIIKHLREFVTKGETEKAPEDIRKLVEEAAALALVGSREQGVRTVFEYLPGAEMVMVDRIQVQQVLINLMRNAIEAMRSVERRELTIRTMSADAGEVAVVVEDTGGGIPEEIAGQLFKPFVTTKASGMGIGLSISKRIVDAHGGEMTVTKNAAGGATFRFTLPAYVDERIDAND; translated from the coding sequence ATGCATTCAAAAGGCATCGTCGAAGGGACACGGCTTGGGCGGTCGCTCATCAGATGGCAGCTCGGCCGCCCCGCAGCCTACATTCTCGCGACTGCGGCGGTATTGAGTGTCGCTGCGCTGCGATTGGCGCTGTGGGATCTCCTGGGCCTCGGCGCCATTCTCCTTTCCTTCATCCCGGCGATGCTCCTGGCTGCGATAGCCGGCCAAGCAGGCCCGGTGGCCTTTGCATCCGGGCTCTCGCTTGCCGCATCAATCGCCGTCCAGCGGATCGAGGATGGCTCCGGTCCGAGTGTCGCCGAGTTGATCTTCTTCGGAGCGGCGGTACTTTTCGTAGTGGCGCTTGCGGAAGTTCTCCAGGCGGCGAGAGCCGCGATCGGCAGGACCGAGGATGTGGTAAAGGCCCGAGATGCGCATCTGAGGTCCATATTGGATACGGTGCCGGACGCCACTGTGGTCAGTGCTACCGATGGCACCATCGTCTCCTTCAACGCCGCGGCCGTCCGCCAGTTCGGCTATGCGGAGGAGGAAGTCATTGGCGAGAACCTTCGCCTGTTAATGCCAGAGCCCTATCGCCGCGAACACGATGGATACATGCAGCGCTACTTGAGAACCGGCGAAAAACGGATCATCGGCATTGATCGCGTCGTGTCCGGACGCAGGAAGGACGGGTCGATCTTTCCGATGAAGCTCGCGGTCGGGGAGATGCAGTCGGGCGGCGAGCGGTTTTTTACGGGTTTCATCAGAGACCTGACCGAGCGGGAGGAGTCTGCCGCGAGACTCGAACAGATCCAGGCCGAACTTGCGCGCCTCGCGCGTCTCAATGAGTTGGGCGAAATGGCATCGACGCTTGCGCATGAGCTGAACCAGCCTTTGTCGGCGATCGCCAACTATTCGCACGGCTGTACGAGGCTCCTGCGTGACATGGACGACGCCGTTGCAGCACGAATGCGCGGAGCGCTCGAGGAAGTGGCGAGCCAATCATTGCGGGCCGGTCAGATCATCAAGCATCTGAGGGAATTCGTCACGAAAGGCGAGACGGAAAAGGCGCCGGAAGATATTCGCAAGCTGGTCGAGGAGGCTGCCGCACTGGCATTGGTCGGTTCTCGCGAGCAAGGCGTCCGCACGGTATTCGAATATTTGCCCGGGGCCGAAATGGTAATGGTCGACCGGATCCAGGTTCAACAGGTCCTCATCAATCTGATGCGTAATGCGATCGAGGCGATGCGCTCCGTGGAGCGCCGAGAGTTGACGATCCGCACGATGTCGGCTGATGCGGGCGAGGTTGCCGTTGTCGTTGAAGACACGGGCGGAGGCATTCCGGAGGAAATCGCCGGTCAGCTCTTCAAGCCCTTTGTGACGACAAAGGCAAGCGGAATGGGCATCGGGCTTTCCATCTCGAAGCGTATCGTCGATGCGCACGGAGGTGAAATGACTGTCACGAAAAATGCGGCCGGCGGGGCTACTTTCCGGTTCACGCTTCCCGCCTATGTAGATGAACGGATCGACGCAAATGACTGA
- a CDS encoding nitrate reductase cytochrome c-type subunit produces MLAALLAIVLIATGAIAQMLPGERVPALSGPPQEMGEVEARPIPKWVVDDVRKERAYPDQPPVIPHSIEGYQLSVNTNRCLSCHKRELTQESGAPMISVTHYMTREGQMLADVSPRRYFCTACHVPQADVRPLVGNTFKDMSEMGVKQAGGSE; encoded by the coding sequence ATGCTCGCTGCGCTGCTGGCGATCGTGCTCATCGCAACGGGGGCCATTGCCCAGATGCTTCCGGGGGAACGGGTCCCGGCACTCTCCGGGCCGCCACAGGAGATGGGCGAGGTGGAGGCGCGGCCGATTCCGAAATGGGTCGTCGACGACGTCCGCAAGGAGCGCGCATATCCCGATCAGCCGCCGGTCATCCCGCATTCGATCGAAGGATATCAGCTTTCGGTCAACACCAACCGGTGTCTTTCCTGCCACAAGCGCGAACTGACGCAGGAATCGGGCGCGCCGATGATAAGCGTCACGCATTACATGACGAGGGAGGGCCAGATGCTCGCCGACGTTTCGCCGCGGCGCTATTTCTGCACGGCCTGCCACGTGCCCCAGGCGGATGTGCGTCCGCTTGTCGGCAATACCTTCAAGGACATGAGCGAGATGGGCGTCAAGCAGGCAGGGGGGAGCGAGTAG
- the ccoG gene encoding cytochrome c oxidase accessory protein CcoG, which translates to MLHQPAHKAGSVERLEAEPVNAARLRKPLYEKRRKIFPKRAEGRFRRFKWFVMLVTLSIYYLTPWIRWDRGAYAPDQAVLIDLAARRFYFFFIEIWPQEFFFVAGLLVMAGFGLFLVTSAVGRAWCGYACPQTVWVDLFLVIERFIEGDRNARMRLDAAPWTLDKVRKRVAKHAIWLVIGVATGGAWIFYFADAPSLMKSFIALEAAPAAYMTVAILTATTYVFGGLMREQVCTYMCPWPRIQAAMLDENSLVVTYNDWRGEPRSRHAKKAAAAGEVVGDCVDCNACVAVCPMGIDIRDGQQLECITCALCIDACDGVMDKLGRERGLISYATLSDYAANMALATSNGATAIDPRRMRDANGAFVEQVRQFDWRIIFRPRVLLYFAVWALVGVGMLYALVSRDRLELNVLHDRNPQYVVESDGSVRNGYMLKLLNMIPEQRRITLTLDGMPSARMRIAGQAPGDGRSFSVAVDADKITALKVFVTLPKDRLAEAEAGFSFKAEDLSSHERDIYRANFNQPGTAK; encoded by the coding sequence ATGCTTCATCAGCCCGCCCATAAAGCTGGCTCCGTCGAGCGGCTCGAAGCCGAGCCCGTCAATGCCGCGCGTTTGCGCAAACCGCTTTACGAGAAGCGGCGGAAGATTTTTCCCAAACGTGCCGAGGGCCGCTTCCGCCGGTTCAAGTGGTTTGTGATGCTGGTGACGCTCAGCATCTACTATTTGACGCCGTGGATTCGCTGGGATCGCGGCGCGTATGCGCCGGACCAGGCCGTTTTGATCGATCTTGCCGCGCGGCGGTTCTATTTCTTCTTCATCGAAATATGGCCGCAAGAATTCTTCTTCGTGGCGGGGCTCCTCGTCATGGCGGGCTTCGGCCTCTTTCTGGTGACCTCGGCGGTCGGCCGCGCCTGGTGCGGCTACGCCTGTCCGCAAACCGTCTGGGTCGATCTCTTCCTGGTGATCGAGCGCTTCATCGAGGGCGACCGTAATGCCCGCATGCGCCTCGACGCCGCGCCTTGGACGCTGGACAAGGTTCGCAAGCGCGTTGCCAAGCATGCGATCTGGCTGGTGATCGGCGTTGCGACCGGGGGTGCCTGGATATTCTACTTCGCCGACGCTCCCTCGCTGATGAAGAGCTTCATTGCACTCGAGGCTGCACCGGCCGCCTATATGACGGTCGCGATCCTCACCGCTACGACATATGTTTTCGGCGGACTCATGCGTGAGCAGGTCTGCACCTACATGTGTCCCTGGCCACGCATCCAGGCGGCGATGCTCGATGAGAACTCACTCGTCGTGACTTACAATGACTGGCGCGGCGAGCCGCGCTCGCGGCATGCCAAGAAGGCGGCCGCAGCGGGCGAAGTGGTCGGCGACTGCGTCGACTGCAACGCTTGCGTTGCGGTTTGTCCCATGGGTATCGATATCCGGGACGGCCAGCAGCTAGAATGCATCACCTGCGCGCTCTGCATAGACGCCTGCGACGGCGTCATGGACAAGCTCGGCCGGGAGCGCGGGCTGATCTCTTACGCCACGCTCAGCGACTATGCGGCTAACATGGCGCTTGCCACCAGTAACGGCGCGACGGCAATCGACCCAAGGCGCATGCGCGACGCGAACGGCGCCTTCGTCGAGCAGGTCCGACAGTTCGACTGGCGCATCATCTTCCGGCCCCGCGTCCTTCTTTATTTCGCCGTTTGGGCACTCGTCGGCGTCGGCATGCTCTACGCGCTCGTCTCGCGCGACAGGCTCGAGCTCAATGTGCTGCATGACCGTAATCCGCAATATGTCGTTGAATCGGACGGATCGGTGCGCAACGGCTACATGCTCAAGCTGCTGAACATGATCCCCGAACAGCGACGGATCACGCTCACCCTTGACGGCATGCCATCGGCCCGGATGCGGATTGCCGGGCAGGCTCCGGGCGACGGACGCAGTTTTTCAGTTGCTGTCGATGCCGACAAGATCACGGCCCTCAAGGTCTTCGTCACTCTGCCGAAGGATAGGCTCGCCGAGGCCGAGGCAGGTTTCTCGTTCAAAGCCGAGGACTTGTCCAGCCACGAACGCGACATCTACCGAGCGAACTTCAACCAACCCGGAACAGCAAAGTGA
- a CDS encoding pyridoxamine 5'-phosphate oxidase family protein — translation MFVKEMSREECQSVVAAADLARLACCKEGQPYIVPINYALLGNCLYCFSMPGQKIDWMRSNPKVALQIGEFASNRQWKSVVVRGRYRELAQTEGRCDERIHAWSLLEKRPNWWEPGGLTPVPREISGASAHVFFCVEIDEMTGRAACPGEL, via the coding sequence ATGTTCGTGAAGGAGATGTCTCGCGAGGAATGCCAAAGCGTGGTCGCGGCCGCAGATCTGGCGCGATTGGCCTGCTGCAAGGAAGGCCAGCCCTATATTGTGCCGATCAACTACGCGCTCCTGGGCAACTGCCTCTACTGCTTTTCCATGCCAGGCCAAAAAATCGACTGGATGCGCAGCAACCCCAAGGTCGCCCTTCAGATCGGCGAGTTTGCCAGCAATCGCCAGTGGAAGAGCGTCGTGGTAAGGGGGCGGTACCGCGAACTGGCGCAGACTGAGGGTCGTTGTGATGAGCGCATTCACGCTTGGTCCCTCCTCGAAAAGAGGCCCAATTGGTGGGAGCCCGGCGGACTTACACCTGTGCCGCGGGAGATTTCAGGCGCGTCTGCGCATGTCTTCTTCTGCGTGGAGATAGACGAGATGACCGGCCGTGCAGCCTGCCCGGGCGAGCTTTAG
- the ccoP gene encoding cytochrome-c oxidase, cbb3-type subunit III, which translates to MTDKHIDEITGVETTGHEWDGIRELNNPMPRWWVYSFYATIIWAIGYAVAYPSWPLLTEATKGVLGYSSRAEVSAELTEAKAAQAGNLERIASSTVEDIMANPELKQFAIAAGASAFKVNCAQCHGSGAAGGKGFPNLNDDEWLWGGKPEEIYQTIAHGIRYTGDGETRVSEMPAFTDMLAPHEVRATAAYVASLTGTPSNPALVESGKQLFAENCASCHGADARGTRELGAPNLADAIWLNGEGEQAVIDQMRSPKHGVMPAWLQRIGDPVVKELAVFVHSLGGGE; encoded by the coding sequence ATGACTGACAAGCACATTGACGAGATAACCGGCGTAGAGACCACCGGGCATGAATGGGACGGCATTCGCGAGCTCAACAATCCTATGCCGCGCTGGTGGGTCTACAGCTTTTACGCGACGATCATCTGGGCGATAGGATATGCCGTCGCCTATCCATCATGGCCATTGCTGACGGAAGCGACCAAGGGGGTGCTCGGCTATTCGAGCCGCGCCGAGGTCAGTGCGGAACTGACAGAAGCGAAGGCAGCGCAGGCGGGTAACCTGGAGCGCATCGCTTCGAGTACGGTCGAGGACATCATGGCCAACCCGGAACTGAAGCAGTTCGCGATCGCGGCCGGTGCATCTGCCTTCAAGGTGAATTGCGCACAATGTCATGGGTCGGGTGCGGCCGGCGGGAAAGGTTTCCCGAACCTGAACGACGACGAGTGGCTCTGGGGCGGCAAGCCTGAGGAGATCTACCAGACGATTGCGCATGGCATACGCTACACCGGTGACGGAGAGACGCGCGTCTCGGAAATGCCGGCCTTTACGGACATGCTGGCGCCCCACGAAGTCCGGGCGACCGCAGCCTACGTGGCGAGCCTGACCGGAACACCCTCCAACCCGGCGCTTGTGGAATCCGGCAAGCAGCTCTTCGCCGAGAACTGCGCCTCGTGCCATGGAGCGGACGCGAGAGGCACCCGCGAGCTAGGTGCGCCCAATCTTGCCGACGCGATCTGGCTGAACGGCGAGGGGGAGCAGGCGGTCATCGATCAGATGAGATCGCCGAAGCATGGGGTCATGCCAGCCTGGTTGCAGCGCATCGGCGATCCGGTCGTGAAAGAGCTTGCAGTCTTCGTTCATTCGCTGGGCGGCGGCGAGTAG
- the ccoO gene encoding cytochrome-c oxidase, cbb3-type subunit II — MSILDKHALLERNATLLLVGSLLVVSIGGIVEIAPLFYLENTIEKVEGMRPYSPLELAGRDIYIREGCYVCHSQMIRPFRDEVERYGHYSLAAESMYDHPFQWGSKRTGPDLARVGDRYSNEWHVQHMVEPRSVVPESVMPSYGFLKETPLEVTNVAMNLKANRAVGVPYTDAMIDNAAADLKAQADPSADASGVEARYPKAKLGDFDGDPQRLTEMDALIAYLQMLGTLADFSTYDDTTGYR; from the coding sequence GTGTCCATTCTCGATAAGCACGCACTACTGGAACGGAATGCCACGTTACTCCTCGTCGGCTCCCTGCTCGTCGTCTCCATCGGCGGCATCGTGGAAATCGCACCGCTCTTCTATCTCGAAAACACCATCGAGAAGGTCGAGGGAATGCGGCCCTATTCGCCGCTGGAACTCGCCGGACGCGACATCTACATTCGCGAAGGCTGCTATGTTTGCCACAGCCAGATGATCCGTCCGTTCCGGGACGAAGTCGAGCGCTACGGCCACTATTCACTGGCGGCGGAGTCTATGTACGACCACCCGTTTCAGTGGGGGTCGAAGCGGACGGGGCCGGATCTCGCCCGCGTGGGCGACCGCTACTCCAATGAATGGCACGTGCAGCACATGGTCGAACCCCGCTCGGTCGTGCCGGAATCGGTGATGCCGAGCTATGGCTTCCTCAAGGAAACTCCGCTTGAGGTGACGAATGTCGCCATGAACCTCAAGGCGAACAGGGCGGTCGGCGTTCCCTATACGGACGCGATGATCGACAACGCGGCGGCGGATCTAAAGGCCCAGGCCGATCCAAGTGCCGATGCTTCCGGCGTGGAGGCACGCTACCCCAAGGCCAAGCTCGGCGATTTTGACGGCGATCCGCAACGGCTGACCGAGATGGATGCGCTCATCGCCTATCTCCAGATGCTTGGCACGCTCGCCGACTTCTCCACCTATGACGACACCACCGGTTATCGCTGA
- a CDS encoding transcriptional regulator, with product MAFALEVEGYPTESYDTLREAEDASRVALCTILDDEIVRAEPQAATRLLQYLGSRAILLVDGLSALRAHADTTVLTKPFSGPDLLGVINNLIQAAK from the coding sequence GTGGCATTCGCGCTCGAGGTCGAAGGATATCCGACCGAGTCGTACGACACCTTGCGGGAAGCCGAAGACGCTTCCCGGGTGGCGCTCTGCACGATTCTGGATGACGAGATCGTGAGAGCCGAGCCGCAGGCCGCCACGCGGTTGCTGCAATATCTCGGATCCCGGGCCATCCTGCTGGTGGACGGCTTGTCGGCACTTCGAGCGCATGCCGACACCACGGTTTTGACGAAGCCGTTCAGCGGTCCCGACCTGCTCGGCGTGATCAACAACCTTATCCAGGCGGCTAAGTAG
- the ccoN gene encoding cytochrome-c oxidase, cbb3-type subunit I, with product MKHTVEMVVLAIGAFLALVGAGFAQDRLFGAHMWVLFFVLLGGTLVLMRRVDFRPAAAGHRAGRTEYFDEVVKYGVIATVFWGVVGFLVGVVVALQLAFPDLNVEPWFNFGRMRPLHTSAVIFAFGGNALIATSFYVVQRTSRARLFGGDLGWFVFWGYQLFIVLAATGYLLGITQSREYAEPEWYVDIWLTIVWVAYLVVFLGTILVRKEPHIYVANWFYLAFIVTIAMLHIVNNLAVPVSFLGSKSYSAFAGVQDALTQWWYGHNAVGFFLTAGFLAMMYYFIPKQVNRPVYSYRLSIIHFWALIFMYIWAGPHHLHYTALPDWAQTLGMVFSIMLWMPSWGGMINGLMTLSGAWDKIRTDPVVRMMVMAVAFYGMATFEGPMMSIKTVNSLSHYTDWTIGHVHSGALGWNGLITFGAVYYLVPKLWNRERLYSLQMVNWHFWLATLGIVVYAATMWVAGIQQGLMWREYDDQGFLVYSFAESVAAMFPYYVMRAAGGALFLAGALLMAFNVTMTILGRVRDEAAAPEAAPLPAPAE from the coding sequence ATGAAACACACAGTCGAGATGGTCGTGCTTGCCATCGGCGCCTTTCTGGCGCTGGTCGGAGCAGGCTTCGCCCAGGACCGCCTTTTCGGCGCGCATATGTGGGTACTGTTCTTCGTGCTGCTCGGCGGGACGTTGGTGCTCATGCGCCGTGTTGATTTTCGTCCGGCTGCTGCGGGTCATCGGGCCGGCCGGACGGAATATTTCGACGAGGTCGTGAAGTACGGCGTCATCGCCACGGTGTTCTGGGGCGTGGTCGGCTTTCTTGTAGGCGTCGTCGTAGCCCTGCAGCTTGCCTTCCCCGATCTCAATGTGGAGCCCTGGTTCAACTTCGGTCGCATGCGGCCGCTCCACACCTCGGCCGTGATCTTCGCGTTCGGCGGCAACGCGCTGATCGCCACGTCTTTCTATGTGGTTCAGCGCACCAGTCGCGCGCGCCTCTTCGGCGGAGATCTCGGCTGGTTCGTTTTCTGGGGGTATCAGCTTTTCATCGTGCTTGCAGCGACCGGCTACCTGCTCGGCATCACGCAGTCACGCGAATACGCGGAGCCGGAATGGTACGTCGATATCTGGCTGACCATCGTATGGGTCGCCTATCTGGTCGTCTTCCTGGGCACGATCCTGGTGCGCAAGGAGCCGCACATCTACGTCGCGAACTGGTTCTATCTCGCCTTCATCGTGACGATCGCCATGCTGCACATCGTCAACAACCTGGCGGTGCCGGTGTCGTTCCTGGGCTCCAAGAGTTATTCGGCCTTCGCCGGCGTCCAGGATGCGCTGACGCAATGGTGGTACGGCCACAATGCGGTCGGCTTCTTCCTGACCGCCGGCTTTCTGGCGATGATGTACTACTTCATCCCGAAGCAGGTGAACCGCCCCGTCTATTCCTACCGCTTGTCGATCATCCACTTCTGGGCGCTGATCTTCATGTATATCTGGGCTGGTCCCCACCACCTGCACTACACGGCATTGCCGGACTGGGCGCAGACACTCGGCATGGTCTTCTCCATCATGCTCTGGATGCCCTCCTGGGGCGGCATGATCAACGGCCTGATGACGCTCTCCGGTGCCTGGGACAAGATCCGCACGGATCCGGTCGTGCGTATGATGGTCATGGCCGTCGCCTTTTACGGCATGGCGACCTTCGAAGGGCCCATGATGTCTATCAAGACCGTCAACTCGCTGAGCCACTATACCGACTGGACCATCGGTCACGTCCATTCCGGCGCGCTCGGCTGGAACGGTCTCATCACCTTCGGTGCCGTTTACTATCTGGTTCCGAAGCTCTGGAACCGGGAGCGGCTTTACAGCCTGCAAATGGTCAACTGGCATTTTTGGCTCGCGACCCTCGGCATCGTCGTCTACGCCGCCACGATGTGGGTAGCCGGCATCCAGCAGGGGCTGATGTGGCGCGAATATGATGACCAGGGTTTCCTCGTCTACTCCTTCGCGGAGTCGGTGGCGGCGATGTTCCCGTACTACGTCATGCGCGCCGCGGGCGGTGCCCTGTTCCTCGCCGGCGCGCTCCTAATGGCCTTCAACGTAACAATGACCATTCTCGGCCGCGTGCGCGACGAGGCCGCGGCCCCGGAAGCCGCGCCACTGCCGGCACCGGCGGAATAG
- a CDS encoding FixH family protein has translation MIRQRNEPRRFTGWHMVAVMALFFGTIISVNLVMAWNANRSWSGLVVENAYVASQQFNRKMAETRAFAESGIKGELMAGHGGIRYVMTRKGEPERATDTVIAVLKRPVEEHEDMQLEFVRMDEGVFVSKQALKPGQWVADLTAMAGGALVYRQTIRFIAPGENQ, from the coding sequence ATGATCAGGCAACGCAATGAACCACGCCGATTTACCGGATGGCACATGGTGGCTGTGATGGCGCTGTTCTTCGGCACCATCATCTCCGTCAATCTCGTCATGGCCTGGAATGCCAACCGGAGTTGGAGCGGCCTCGTCGTCGAAAACGCCTACGTCGCCAGCCAGCAGTTCAACCGCAAAATGGCCGAGACCCGGGCCTTTGCTGAGAGCGGCATCAAGGGCGAACTCATGGCAGGCCACGGTGGGATCCGCTACGTGATGACCCGCAAGGGCGAGCCGGAGAGGGCGACCGATACGGTCATCGCCGTCCTCAAACGGCCCGTCGAGGAACATGAGGATATGCAGCTCGAATTCGTGCGTATGGATGAGGGTGTTTTCGTCTCGAAGCAGGCGCTGAAACCCGGCCAGTGGGTTGCGGACCTGACGGCCATGGCGGGTGGAGCACTCGTCTATCGCCAGACCATTCGTTTCATCGCCCCGGGAGAAAACCAATGA
- a CDS encoding helix-turn-helix domain-containing protein: MYAAAQLKKQSFQQADDFALTQTAGPHLVATYKAGREIYAEGDAIEKCYEVSKGAVRVYRLLSDGRRQVVSFHLPGEMFGFEAGSSHCFFAEAITETTLAVFGRRQMQERSRDLLALALTGMARAQQHLLVIGRQCAVERIAAFLVDLCERQGGGRQLRLPMSRQDIADYLGLTIETVSRVVTKLKERSVISLTDARTIDIVRPDALRSLCN; the protein is encoded by the coding sequence ATGTACGCCGCTGCACAACTCAAGAAACAGTCCTTCCAACAGGCCGATGACTTCGCACTGACCCAGACGGCCGGACCGCATCTTGTCGCCACGTACAAGGCCGGTCGCGAGATCTATGCAGAAGGCGATGCGATTGAGAAGTGCTACGAAGTTTCCAAGGGAGCCGTGCGTGTTTACCGCCTGCTCTCGGATGGACGGCGACAAGTCGTATCCTTTCATCTCCCGGGCGAAATGTTCGGTTTCGAGGCGGGCTCCAGCCATTGCTTCTTTGCCGAGGCCATCACCGAAACAACGCTGGCGGTTTTCGGCCGGCGGCAAATGCAGGAGCGCTCGCGGGACCTTCTCGCCCTTGCCTTGACGGGCATGGCGCGGGCTCAGCAGCATCTTCTGGTGATCGGCAGGCAATGCGCCGTGGAACGGATTGCCGCATTTCTGGTCGACCTGTGCGAGCGTCAGGGTGGAGGCAGACAGCTGCGATTGCCGATGTCACGGCAAGACATCGCCGACTATCTCGGCCTGACCATCGAAACCGTTTCGCGCGTGGTCACCAAGCTGAAGGAGCGCAGTGTCATCTCTCTCACGGACGCAAGGACGATCGACATCGTGAGGCCGGACGCGCTCCGCTCGCTTTGCAACTAG
- the fixJ gene encoding response regulator FixJ: protein MTDYTVHIVDDEEPVRKSLAFMLTMNGFAVKMHQSAAAFLAFAPNVKSGVLVTDLRMPEMSGVDLLRNLGDRNIKIPSIVITGHGDVPMAVEAMKAGAVDFIEKPFEDTVIIEAIERASEHLVVPEADADEASEIRARLQTLSERERQVLSAVVAGLPNKSIAYDLDISPRTVEVHRANVMAKMKAKSLPHLVRMALAAGFGPS from the coding sequence ATGACTGACTATACGGTGCACATTGTCGATGATGAAGAGCCGGTGAGAAAGTCGCTGGCCTTCATGCTGACGATGAACGGATTCGCCGTGAAAATGCATCAATCTGCAGCGGCCTTTCTCGCCTTTGCGCCGAACGTCAAGAGCGGGGTCCTCGTGACGGATCTGAGAATGCCGGAGATGTCGGGCGTGGACCTCCTTCGCAATCTCGGCGACCGCAACATCAAGATACCGTCGATCGTGATTACGGGGCACGGCGACGTGCCCATGGCGGTAGAGGCCATGAAGGCGGGGGCGGTGGATTTCATCGAGAAACCCTTCGAGGACACCGTGATCATCGAGGCAATCGAGAGGGCATCTGAACATCTGGTCGTTCCGGAAGCCGATGCGGACGAAGCCAGCGAAATCCGGGCCAGGCTCCAGACGCTGAGCGAGAGAGAACGCCAGGTGCTCTCGGCGGTCGTGGCGGGCCTTCCCAACAAATCGATCGCGTATGACTTGGACATCAGTCCACGCACCGTCGAGGTGCATCGCGCGAATGTAATGGCCAAAATGAAGGCGAAGAGCCTTCCCCACCTCGTGCGAATGGCTCTCGCCGCAGGTTTCGGTCCATCCTGA
- a CDS encoding NapC/NirT family cytochrome c has product MAWIKHVLLWAWKVLTTPAATLSLAFLTLGGFIGGVVFWGAFNTALELTNTEKFCVSCHEMRANVYEELTRTVHFSNRSGVRASCPDCHVPHEWTDKIARKMQASKEVWGKIFGTINTREKFLDHRLELAKHEWARLKANDSLECRNCHSSAAMDLSKQTQRAAEIHTRYLLPGKATCIDCHKGIAHELPNMQGIEPGWKLPPELEGETLPSASAIDDLKKAMDDAHRMVASEN; this is encoded by the coding sequence ATGGCTTGGATAAAGCACGTCCTGCTTTGGGCGTGGAAAGTGCTCACCACGCCGGCTGCGACTCTCAGCCTGGCCTTTCTGACGCTCGGAGGCTTCATCGGCGGCGTGGTTTTCTGGGGCGCCTTCAACACTGCGTTGGAGCTTACGAACACGGAAAAATTCTGCGTTTCCTGCCACGAGATGCGGGCCAACGTGTATGAAGAGTTGACGCGCACCGTGCATTTCTCCAACCGCTCCGGCGTGCGTGCCTCCTGCCCGGACTGTCATGTTCCGCATGAATGGACGGACAAGATCGCCCGCAAGATGCAGGCCTCCAAGGAGGTGTGGGGCAAGATTTTCGGAACGATCAATACTCGCGAGAAGTTCCTCGACCACCGGCTGGAACTTGCCAAGCATGAATGGGCGAGATTGAAAGCCAACGACAGCCTCGAATGCCGCAACTGTCACTCATCCGCGGCGATGGACCTTTCGAAGCAGACACAACGTGCCGCCGAGATCCATACGCGCTATCTCCTGCCCGGAAAGGCCACCTGCATCGATTGTCACAAGGGCATCGCTCACGAACTTCCCAACATGCAGGGTATTGAGCCCGGATGGAAGCTGCCGCCGGAACTCGAAGGTGAGACGCTCCCCTCCGCTTCCGCGATCGATGACCTGAAGAAGGCGATGGATGACGCCCATAGAATGGTCGCCTCAGAAAATTGA